The Rhinolophus ferrumequinum isolate MPI-CBG mRhiFer1 chromosome 6, mRhiFer1_v1.p, whole genome shotgun sequence genome has a window encoding:
- the LOC117023780 gene encoding olfactory receptor 11G2-like has product MKIANNSSTITGFILLGFPYPRERQVLLFVLFSVVYLLTLMGNGSIICAVRWDQRLHTPMYILLSNFSFLEICYVTSTVPNMLANLLSDTKVISFSGCFLQFYFFFSLGSTECFFLAVMSFDRYLAICRPLHYPTLMTGHLCTNLVISCWVLGFLWFPVPIIIISQMSFCGSRTIDHFLCDLGPLLALTCSRVPIMDLYWTIIMSMLLFIPFLCIMVSYALVLRAVLRVPLAAGRKKAFSTCGSHLAVVSLFYGSVMVMYLSPTSEHEAGMQKLVTLFYSVGTPFINPVIYSLRNKDMKLALQKLLGI; this is encoded by the coding sequence ATGAAAATCGCCAACAACTCCAGCACCATCACTGGCTTTATCCTCCTGGGCTTCCCTTACCCCAGGGAGAGGCAGGTCCTCCTCTTTGTGCTCTTCTCTGTTGTCTACCTCCTGACCCTCATGGGCAATGGTTCCATCATCTGTGCTGTGCGCTGGGATCAGAGACTCCATACCCCCATGTACATCCTGCTCTCCAACTTCTCCTTCCTGGAGATCTGCTATGTCACCTCCACTGTCCCCAACATGTTGGCCAACTTGCTCTCTGATACCAAGGTCATCTCCTTCTCTGGGTGCTTTCTCCAGTTCTACTTCTTCTTCTCCTTGGGTTCTACAGAATGcttttttttggctgttatgtCATTTGACCGATACCTTGCCATCTGCCGGCCTCTACATTACCCCACTCTTATGACTGGACATCTCTGCACCAATCTTGTCATCAGCTGCTGGGTACTTGGTTTCCTCTGGTTCCCAGTCCCTATCATCATCATTTCCCAGATGTCCTTCTGTGGATCTAGGACTATTGaccacttcctgtgtgacctAGGTCCCCTGCTAGCCCTCACCTGTTCTAGAGTCCCAATAATGGATTTGTATTGGACAATCATAATGTCTATGctcttatttattcctttcctctGCATCATGGTGTCCTATGCTCTGGTCCTAAGAGCTGTGCTGAGGGTCCCTTTAGCAGCAGGCCGTAAAAAGGCTTTCTCCACCTGTGGGTCCCATCTGGCTGTGGTTTCACTCTTCTATGGTTCCGTGATGGTCATGTATCTGAGCCCAACATCTGAGCATGAAGCTGGAATGCAGAAGCTTGTGACTCTGTTTTATTCTGTGGGAACCCCATTCATTAATCCTGTGATCTATAGTCTAAGGAACAAAGATATGAAACTTGCCCTGCAGAAGCTTCTGGGAATATAA